A single window of Salmo salar chromosome ssa21, Ssal_v3.1, whole genome shotgun sequence DNA harbors:
- the LOC106581682 gene encoding uncharacterized protein isoform X4 produces the protein MHFTSSVGDRGDKSAPFSPSHAVLHVIERFFLPPDAKVIYKDATGTEVDAEIFSDLVGQGNVLLTLFSDQEFSDFSLSSASETSDSSFSSSASTIILDDVPSKRQRIEDTHDAVSAEQLIEAVLRGKSGGEEVLQEYQTTETLTDAARRKMVNILVAHKIDNNGHRPTKAIREDYARGIVMLFPSLKDPYSKKGYEHFYDAACSTGYISWRLKTVQRKIRRGSALPPNSPIDFSPGGPNFQRTVNVERQLDGDACQEAMSLLNHTTDNSLIFQKMRETFQHRQKLVNDPGRSVDILSSFPRFLDTKGLVDQDFTLLFDGDTSSRLLQKWDLFKPNVIKEAKRLTSTPELRRLVQSAESPPRSDLDEPTTYDQEMASLLLLLHLLPPPPGGLKSPKISACDAVETCCLS, from the exons ATGCATTTCACTTCTTCGgttggagacagaggagacaagTCGGCGCCATTTTCTCCCTCCCATGCAGTACTACACG TCATCGAGAGATTTTTCCTGCCACCTGATGCAAAAGTTATATACAAGGATGCAACAGGGACAGAAGTTGATGCAGAAATATTCAGCGACCTCGTTGGACAAGGCAATGTGCTGCTGACACTATTCTCAGATCAGG AATTCTCTGATTTCTCCTTGTCTTCTGCTTCTGAGACATCTGACTCAAGCTTCAGCTCAAGTGCATCAACTATAATCCTAGATGATGTCCCTAGCAAGAGACAAAGAATTGAGGATAcacatgatgctgtgtctgctgaACAG TTGATTGAAGCTGTGCTAAGAGGCAAGTCTGGGGGTGAAGAAGTACTACAGGAGTACCAAACAACAGAAACCCTAACAGATGCTGCAAGAAGAAAAATGGTTAACATCCTGGTGGCTCACAAGATTGACAATAATGG GCACCGCCCCACTAAAGCAATCAGAGAAGATTATGCGCGTGGGATAGTGATGTTGTTCCCTTCCCTCAAGGATCCATACTCCAAGAAGGGCTAT GAACACTTCTATGATGCTGCATGCAGCACAGGATACATTTCTTGGCGTCTGAAAACAGTCCAGAGGAAGATTCGTCGCGGATCTGCACTGCCACCAAATAGCCCAATTGACTTTTCTCCAGGGGGCCCAAATTTCCAAAGGACTGTTAATGTTGAAAGGCAGCTTGATGGTGATGCTTGCCAAGAGGCCATGTCTTTGCTCAACCATACCACAGACAATTCCCTGATTTTCCAGAAGATGAGAGAGACCTTTCAGCACCGTCAGAAGCTCGTTAATGACCCAGGCAGAAGTGTTGATATCCTCTCCAGCTTCCCAAGATTCCTGGATACAAAAGGATTG GTGGACCAAGACTTCACTCTCCTATTTGATGGCGACACATCCTCCAGGCTTCTTCAGAAATGGGATTTGTTCAAGCCAAATGTCATAAAAGAGGCTAAGCGGCTCACCTCAACACCAGAGTTGCGTCGCTTGGTGCAGTCAGCTGAAAGTCCCCCAAGAAGTGATCTTGATGAGCCAACAA CCTACGACCAAGAAATGGCTTCCCTGTTGTTGCTGTTACATCTCCTTCCACCACCTCCAGGGGGACTGAAGTCTCCAAAAATTAGTGCATGTGATGCAGTTGAGACTTGTTGTCTTTCATAA
- the LOC106581682 gene encoding uncharacterized protein isoform X3, protein MHKQHFNISVTARFSENLYFFQQCRSQNLMGHQKWCNTVDLALIFIVLPLNVYLLCQTSLHVSVKMLVQVKYSQQQKYVKLDEDEGRFDFMQFHENEFSDFSLSSASETSDSSFSSSASTIILDDVPSKRQRIEDTHDAVSAEQLIEAVLRGKSGGEEVLQEYQTTETLTDAARRKMVNILVAHKIDNNGHRPTKAIREDYARGIVMLFPSLKDPYSKKGYEHFYDAACSTGYISWRLKTVQRKIRRGSALPPNSPIDFSPGGPNFQRTVNVERQLDGDACQEAMSLLNHTTDNSLIFQKMRETFQHRQKLVNDPGRSVDILSSFPRFLDTKGLVDQDFTLLFDGDTSSRLLQKWDLFKPNVIKEAKRLTSTPELRRLVQSAESPPRSDLDEPTTYDQEMASLLLLLHLLPPPPGGLKSPKISACDAVETCCLS, encoded by the exons ATGCATAAGCAGCATTTTAATATCTCAGTCACAGCGCGATTTTCTGAAAATTTGTACTTTTTCCAACAGTGCAGGTCACAGAATCTGATGGGTCACCAAAAATGGTGTAACACTGTCGACTTAGCTTTAATCTTTATCGTTCTTCCTTTAAATGTTTATTTACTTTGTCAAACTTCCTTGCATGTCTCAGTCAAAATGCTGGTCCAGGTGAAGTACAGCCAACAGCAGAAATATGTGAAGCTGGATGAGGATGAAGGACGGTTTGACTTTATGCAATTCCATGAAAACG AATTCTCTGATTTCTCCTTGTCTTCTGCTTCTGAGACATCTGACTCAAGCTTCAGCTCAAGTGCATCAACTATAATCCTAGATGATGTCCCTAGCAAGAGACAAAGAATTGAGGATAcacatgatgctgtgtctgctgaACAG TTGATTGAAGCTGTGCTAAGAGGCAAGTCTGGGGGTGAAGAAGTACTACAGGAGTACCAAACAACAGAAACCCTAACAGATGCTGCAAGAAGAAAAATGGTTAACATCCTGGTGGCTCACAAGATTGACAATAATGG GCACCGCCCCACTAAAGCAATCAGAGAAGATTATGCGCGTGGGATAGTGATGTTGTTCCCTTCCCTCAAGGATCCATACTCCAAGAAGGGCTAT GAACACTTCTATGATGCTGCATGCAGCACAGGATACATTTCTTGGCGTCTGAAAACAGTCCAGAGGAAGATTCGTCGCGGATCTGCACTGCCACCAAATAGCCCAATTGACTTTTCTCCAGGGGGCCCAAATTTCCAAAGGACTGTTAATGTTGAAAGGCAGCTTGATGGTGATGCTTGCCAAGAGGCCATGTCTTTGCTCAACCATACCACAGACAATTCCCTGATTTTCCAGAAGATGAGAGAGACCTTTCAGCACCGTCAGAAGCTCGTTAATGACCCAGGCAGAAGTGTTGATATCCTCTCCAGCTTCCCAAGATTCCTGGATACAAAAGGATTG GTGGACCAAGACTTCACTCTCCTATTTGATGGCGACACATCCTCCAGGCTTCTTCAGAAATGGGATTTGTTCAAGCCAAATGTCATAAAAGAGGCTAAGCGGCTCACCTCAACACCAGAGTTGCGTCGCTTGGTGCAGTCAGCTGAAAGTCCCCCAAGAAGTGATCTTGATGAGCCAACAA CCTACGACCAAGAAATGGCTTCCCTGTTGTTGCTGTTACATCTCCTTCCACCACCTCCAGGGGGACTGAAGTCTCCAAAAATTAGTGCATGTGATGCAGTTGAGACTTGTTGTCTTTCATAA
- the LOC106581682 gene encoding uncharacterized protein isoform X2, whose translation MHFTSSVGDRGDKSAPFSPSHAVLHVKMLVQVKYSQQQKYVKLDEDEGRFDFMQFHENVIERFFLPPDAKVIYKDATGTEVDAEIFSDLVGQGNVLLTLFSDQEFSDFSLSSASETSDSSFSSSASTIILDDVPSKRQRIEDTHDAVSAEQLIEAVLRGKSGGEEVLQEYQTTETLTDAARRKMVNILVAHKIDNNGHRPTKAIREDYARGIVMLFPSLKDPYSKKGYEHFYDAACSTGYISWRLKTVQRKIRRGSALPPNSPIDFSPGGPNFQRTVNVERQLDGDACQEAMSLLNHTTDNSLIFQKMRETFQHRQKLVNDPGRSVDILSSFPRFLDTKGLVDQDFTLLFDGDTSSRLLQKWDLFKPNVIKEAKRLTSTPELRRLVQSAESPPRSDLDEPTTYDQEMASLLLLLHLLPPPPGGLKSPKISACDAVETCCLS comes from the exons ATGCATTTCACTTCTTCGgttggagacagaggagacaagTCGGCGCCATTTTCTCCCTCCCATGCAGTACTACACG TCAAAATGCTGGTCCAGGTGAAGTACAGCCAACAGCAGAAATATGTGAAGCTGGATGAGGATGAAGGACGGTTTGACTTTATGCAATTCCATGAAAACG TCATCGAGAGATTTTTCCTGCCACCTGATGCAAAAGTTATATACAAGGATGCAACAGGGACAGAAGTTGATGCAGAAATATTCAGCGACCTCGTTGGACAAGGCAATGTGCTGCTGACACTATTCTCAGATCAGG AATTCTCTGATTTCTCCTTGTCTTCTGCTTCTGAGACATCTGACTCAAGCTTCAGCTCAAGTGCATCAACTATAATCCTAGATGATGTCCCTAGCAAGAGACAAAGAATTGAGGATAcacatgatgctgtgtctgctgaACAG TTGATTGAAGCTGTGCTAAGAGGCAAGTCTGGGGGTGAAGAAGTACTACAGGAGTACCAAACAACAGAAACCCTAACAGATGCTGCAAGAAGAAAAATGGTTAACATCCTGGTGGCTCACAAGATTGACAATAATGG GCACCGCCCCACTAAAGCAATCAGAGAAGATTATGCGCGTGGGATAGTGATGTTGTTCCCTTCCCTCAAGGATCCATACTCCAAGAAGGGCTAT GAACACTTCTATGATGCTGCATGCAGCACAGGATACATTTCTTGGCGTCTGAAAACAGTCCAGAGGAAGATTCGTCGCGGATCTGCACTGCCACCAAATAGCCCAATTGACTTTTCTCCAGGGGGCCCAAATTTCCAAAGGACTGTTAATGTTGAAAGGCAGCTTGATGGTGATGCTTGCCAAGAGGCCATGTCTTTGCTCAACCATACCACAGACAATTCCCTGATTTTCCAGAAGATGAGAGAGACCTTTCAGCACCGTCAGAAGCTCGTTAATGACCCAGGCAGAAGTGTTGATATCCTCTCCAGCTTCCCAAGATTCCTGGATACAAAAGGATTG GTGGACCAAGACTTCACTCTCCTATTTGATGGCGACACATCCTCCAGGCTTCTTCAGAAATGGGATTTGTTCAAGCCAAATGTCATAAAAGAGGCTAAGCGGCTCACCTCAACACCAGAGTTGCGTCGCTTGGTGCAGTCAGCTGAAAGTCCCCCAAGAAGTGATCTTGATGAGCCAACAA CCTACGACCAAGAAATGGCTTCCCTGTTGTTGCTGTTACATCTCCTTCCACCACCTCCAGGGGGACTGAAGTCTCCAAAAATTAGTGCATGTGATGCAGTTGAGACTTGTTGTCTTTCATAA
- the LOC106581682 gene encoding uncharacterized protein isoform X6, with protein sequence MHFTSSVGDRGDKSAPFSPSHAVLHEFSDFSLSSASETSDSSFSSSASTIILDDVPSKRQRIEDTHDAVSAEQLIEAVLRGKSGGEEVLQEYQTTETLTDAARRKMVNILVAHKIDNNGHRPTKAIREDYARGIVMLFPSLKDPYSKKGYEHFYDAACSTGYISWRLKTVQRKIRRGSALPPNSPIDFSPGGPNFQRTVNVERQLDGDACQEAMSLLNHTTDNSLIFQKMRETFQHRQKLVNDPGRSVDILSSFPRFLDTKGLVDQDFTLLFDGDTSSRLLQKWDLFKPNVIKEAKRLTSTPELRRLVQSAESPPRSDLDEPTTYDQEMASLLLLLHLLPPPPGGLKSPKISACDAVETCCLS encoded by the exons ATGCATTTCACTTCTTCGgttggagacagaggagacaagTCGGCGCCATTTTCTCCCTCCCATGCAGTACTACACG AATTCTCTGATTTCTCCTTGTCTTCTGCTTCTGAGACATCTGACTCAAGCTTCAGCTCAAGTGCATCAACTATAATCCTAGATGATGTCCCTAGCAAGAGACAAAGAATTGAGGATAcacatgatgctgtgtctgctgaACAG TTGATTGAAGCTGTGCTAAGAGGCAAGTCTGGGGGTGAAGAAGTACTACAGGAGTACCAAACAACAGAAACCCTAACAGATGCTGCAAGAAGAAAAATGGTTAACATCCTGGTGGCTCACAAGATTGACAATAATGG GCACCGCCCCACTAAAGCAATCAGAGAAGATTATGCGCGTGGGATAGTGATGTTGTTCCCTTCCCTCAAGGATCCATACTCCAAGAAGGGCTAT GAACACTTCTATGATGCTGCATGCAGCACAGGATACATTTCTTGGCGTCTGAAAACAGTCCAGAGGAAGATTCGTCGCGGATCTGCACTGCCACCAAATAGCCCAATTGACTTTTCTCCAGGGGGCCCAAATTTCCAAAGGACTGTTAATGTTGAAAGGCAGCTTGATGGTGATGCTTGCCAAGAGGCCATGTCTTTGCTCAACCATACCACAGACAATTCCCTGATTTTCCAGAAGATGAGAGAGACCTTTCAGCACCGTCAGAAGCTCGTTAATGACCCAGGCAGAAGTGTTGATATCCTCTCCAGCTTCCCAAGATTCCTGGATACAAAAGGATTG GTGGACCAAGACTTCACTCTCCTATTTGATGGCGACACATCCTCCAGGCTTCTTCAGAAATGGGATTTGTTCAAGCCAAATGTCATAAAAGAGGCTAAGCGGCTCACCTCAACACCAGAGTTGCGTCGCTTGGTGCAGTCAGCTGAAAGTCCCCCAAGAAGTGATCTTGATGAGCCAACAA CCTACGACCAAGAAATGGCTTCCCTGTTGTTGCTGTTACATCTCCTTCCACCACCTCCAGGGGGACTGAAGTCTCCAAAAATTAGTGCATGTGATGCAGTTGAGACTTGTTGTCTTTCATAA
- the LOC106581682 gene encoding uncharacterized protein isoform X5, translating into MHFTSSVGDRGDKSAPFSPSHAVLHVKMLVQVKYSQQQKYVKLDEDEGRFDFMQFHENEFSDFSLSSASETSDSSFSSSASTIILDDVPSKRQRIEDTHDAVSAEQLIEAVLRGKSGGEEVLQEYQTTETLTDAARRKMVNILVAHKIDNNGHRPTKAIREDYARGIVMLFPSLKDPYSKKGYEHFYDAACSTGYISWRLKTVQRKIRRGSALPPNSPIDFSPGGPNFQRTVNVERQLDGDACQEAMSLLNHTTDNSLIFQKMRETFQHRQKLVNDPGRSVDILSSFPRFLDTKGLVDQDFTLLFDGDTSSRLLQKWDLFKPNVIKEAKRLTSTPELRRLVQSAESPPRSDLDEPTTYDQEMASLLLLLHLLPPPPGGLKSPKISACDAVETCCLS; encoded by the exons ATGCATTTCACTTCTTCGgttggagacagaggagacaagTCGGCGCCATTTTCTCCCTCCCATGCAGTACTACACG TCAAAATGCTGGTCCAGGTGAAGTACAGCCAACAGCAGAAATATGTGAAGCTGGATGAGGATGAAGGACGGTTTGACTTTATGCAATTCCATGAAAACG AATTCTCTGATTTCTCCTTGTCTTCTGCTTCTGAGACATCTGACTCAAGCTTCAGCTCAAGTGCATCAACTATAATCCTAGATGATGTCCCTAGCAAGAGACAAAGAATTGAGGATAcacatgatgctgtgtctgctgaACAG TTGATTGAAGCTGTGCTAAGAGGCAAGTCTGGGGGTGAAGAAGTACTACAGGAGTACCAAACAACAGAAACCCTAACAGATGCTGCAAGAAGAAAAATGGTTAACATCCTGGTGGCTCACAAGATTGACAATAATGG GCACCGCCCCACTAAAGCAATCAGAGAAGATTATGCGCGTGGGATAGTGATGTTGTTCCCTTCCCTCAAGGATCCATACTCCAAGAAGGGCTAT GAACACTTCTATGATGCTGCATGCAGCACAGGATACATTTCTTGGCGTCTGAAAACAGTCCAGAGGAAGATTCGTCGCGGATCTGCACTGCCACCAAATAGCCCAATTGACTTTTCTCCAGGGGGCCCAAATTTCCAAAGGACTGTTAATGTTGAAAGGCAGCTTGATGGTGATGCTTGCCAAGAGGCCATGTCTTTGCTCAACCATACCACAGACAATTCCCTGATTTTCCAGAAGATGAGAGAGACCTTTCAGCACCGTCAGAAGCTCGTTAATGACCCAGGCAGAAGTGTTGATATCCTCTCCAGCTTCCCAAGATTCCTGGATACAAAAGGATTG GTGGACCAAGACTTCACTCTCCTATTTGATGGCGACACATCCTCCAGGCTTCTTCAGAAATGGGATTTGTTCAAGCCAAATGTCATAAAAGAGGCTAAGCGGCTCACCTCAACACCAGAGTTGCGTCGCTTGGTGCAGTCAGCTGAAAGTCCCCCAAGAAGTGATCTTGATGAGCCAACAA CCTACGACCAAGAAATGGCTTCCCTGTTGTTGCTGTTACATCTCCTTCCACCACCTCCAGGGGGACTGAAGTCTCCAAAAATTAGTGCATGTGATGCAGTTGAGACTTGTTGTCTTTCATAA
- the LOC106581682 gene encoding uncharacterized protein isoform X1 — MHKQHFNISVTARFSENLYFFQQCRSQNLMGHQKWCNTVDLALIFIVLPLNVYLLCQTSLHVSVKMLVQVKYSQQQKYVKLDEDEGRFDFMQFHENVIERFFLPPDAKVIYKDATGTEVDAEIFSDLVGQGNVLLTLFSDQEFSDFSLSSASETSDSSFSSSASTIILDDVPSKRQRIEDTHDAVSAEQLIEAVLRGKSGGEEVLQEYQTTETLTDAARRKMVNILVAHKIDNNGHRPTKAIREDYARGIVMLFPSLKDPYSKKGYEHFYDAACSTGYISWRLKTVQRKIRRGSALPPNSPIDFSPGGPNFQRTVNVERQLDGDACQEAMSLLNHTTDNSLIFQKMRETFQHRQKLVNDPGRSVDILSSFPRFLDTKGLVDQDFTLLFDGDTSSRLLQKWDLFKPNVIKEAKRLTSTPELRRLVQSAESPPRSDLDEPTTYDQEMASLLLLLHLLPPPPGGLKSPKISACDAVETCCLS; from the exons ATGCATAAGCAGCATTTTAATATCTCAGTCACAGCGCGATTTTCTGAAAATTTGTACTTTTTCCAACAGTGCAGGTCACAGAATCTGATGGGTCACCAAAAATGGTGTAACACTGTCGACTTAGCTTTAATCTTTATCGTTCTTCCTTTAAATGTTTATTTACTTTGTCAAACTTCCTTGCATGTCTCAGTCAAAATGCTGGTCCAGGTGAAGTACAGCCAACAGCAGAAATATGTGAAGCTGGATGAGGATGAAGGACGGTTTGACTTTATGCAATTCCATGAAAACG TCATCGAGAGATTTTTCCTGCCACCTGATGCAAAAGTTATATACAAGGATGCAACAGGGACAGAAGTTGATGCAGAAATATTCAGCGACCTCGTTGGACAAGGCAATGTGCTGCTGACACTATTCTCAGATCAGG AATTCTCTGATTTCTCCTTGTCTTCTGCTTCTGAGACATCTGACTCAAGCTTCAGCTCAAGTGCATCAACTATAATCCTAGATGATGTCCCTAGCAAGAGACAAAGAATTGAGGATAcacatgatgctgtgtctgctgaACAG TTGATTGAAGCTGTGCTAAGAGGCAAGTCTGGGGGTGAAGAAGTACTACAGGAGTACCAAACAACAGAAACCCTAACAGATGCTGCAAGAAGAAAAATGGTTAACATCCTGGTGGCTCACAAGATTGACAATAATGG GCACCGCCCCACTAAAGCAATCAGAGAAGATTATGCGCGTGGGATAGTGATGTTGTTCCCTTCCCTCAAGGATCCATACTCCAAGAAGGGCTAT GAACACTTCTATGATGCTGCATGCAGCACAGGATACATTTCTTGGCGTCTGAAAACAGTCCAGAGGAAGATTCGTCGCGGATCTGCACTGCCACCAAATAGCCCAATTGACTTTTCTCCAGGGGGCCCAAATTTCCAAAGGACTGTTAATGTTGAAAGGCAGCTTGATGGTGATGCTTGCCAAGAGGCCATGTCTTTGCTCAACCATACCACAGACAATTCCCTGATTTTCCAGAAGATGAGAGAGACCTTTCAGCACCGTCAGAAGCTCGTTAATGACCCAGGCAGAAGTGTTGATATCCTCTCCAGCTTCCCAAGATTCCTGGATACAAAAGGATTG GTGGACCAAGACTTCACTCTCCTATTTGATGGCGACACATCCTCCAGGCTTCTTCAGAAATGGGATTTGTTCAAGCCAAATGTCATAAAAGAGGCTAAGCGGCTCACCTCAACACCAGAGTTGCGTCGCTTGGTGCAGTCAGCTGAAAGTCCCCCAAGAAGTGATCTTGATGAGCCAACAA CCTACGACCAAGAAATGGCTTCCCTGTTGTTGCTGTTACATCTCCTTCCACCACCTCCAGGGGGACTGAAGTCTCCAAAAATTAGTGCATGTGATGCAGTTGAGACTTGTTGTCTTTCATAA